The following are from one region of the Hydrogenophaga sp. BPS33 genome:
- a CDS encoding acyl-CoA dehydrogenase family protein produces the protein MAAIAFQYSDDIVALRDGLAKFIRAEVIPRHQAHAELLDDEHRKFTPEGRYHPEVLRLLREVRQASARAGYYSMCVPESLGGMGMGYLAWYAAWEQITTSCEGRYWLGEVTVSHWATGPSPVLEHLSPEAKERLLEGFMAGDTTMCFGMSEPEAGSDAMMMKTRAEPDGDGWRLSGSKIWTTNSPYADYCIVFAVTDPEAATQRKGGISAFLVPTDSPGFSVQRVIRMWGHAGGNEAVLGLDNVRVEPWQLVGKLHKGFATAMLGVNLGRVFNSARAVALGRWAIGEALAYTKIRKTFGQPLSEYQGVTFPLAESAMAVHAAHLMGLNVCQLLDAGQPARKELSMTKAFSVQAGMQALDRAMQAHGAIGMTNEMHFCHSFLRMRMLNVADGTNEILRRTIVKEMLDGDLDL, from the coding sequence ATGGCTGCCATTGCATTCCAATATTCCGACGACATCGTCGCACTGCGCGACGGCCTGGCGAAGTTCATCCGCGCCGAGGTGATCCCGCGCCACCAAGCGCACGCCGAACTGCTCGACGACGAGCACCGCAAGTTCACCCCCGAAGGCCGCTACCACCCCGAGGTGCTGCGCCTGCTGCGCGAAGTGCGCCAGGCCTCGGCCCGCGCCGGCTACTACAGCATGTGCGTGCCCGAGTCGCTGGGCGGCATGGGCATGGGTTACCTCGCGTGGTACGCGGCGTGGGAGCAGATTACAACAAGCTGCGAGGGCCGCTACTGGCTGGGCGAGGTCACGGTGTCGCACTGGGCGACCGGGCCGAGTCCGGTGCTCGAACACCTCTCGCCCGAGGCCAAGGAGCGTCTGCTGGAGGGCTTCATGGCCGGCGACACCACCATGTGCTTCGGCATGTCCGAGCCCGAAGCCGGCTCGGACGCGATGATGATGAAAACCCGCGCCGAACCCGATGGCGACGGCTGGCGCCTCTCGGGCAGCAAGATCTGGACGACCAACAGCCCCTATGCGGACTACTGCATCGTCTTCGCCGTGACCGACCCCGAAGCGGCAACCCAGCGCAAGGGCGGCATCTCTGCCTTCCTGGTGCCCACCGACAGCCCGGGCTTCTCGGTGCAGCGCGTCATCCGCATGTGGGGCCACGCCGGCGGCAACGAGGCCGTGCTCGGCCTGGACAACGTGCGCGTCGAACCCTGGCAACTGGTGGGCAAGCTGCACAAGGGCTTTGCCACCGCCATGCTGGGCGTGAACCTGGGCCGCGTGTTCAACTCGGCGCGCGCGGTGGCGCTGGGCCGCTGGGCCATTGGCGAAGCCCTGGCCTACACCAAGATCCGCAAGACCTTCGGCCAGCCGCTCTCGGAGTACCAGGGCGTCACCTTCCCGTTGGCCGAATCGGCGATGGCCGTGCACGCCGCGCACCTCATGGGCCTGAACGTGTGCCAGTTGCTCGACGCCGGCCAGCCCGCGCGCAAGGAGCTGTCGATGACCAAGGCCTTTTCGGTGCAGGCCGGCATGCAGGCGCTGGACCGCGCCATGCAGGCGCACGGCGCGATCGGCATGACCAACGAAATGCACTTCTGCCACAGCTTCCTGCGCATGCGCATGCTCAACGTGGCCGACGGCACCAACGAGATCCTGCGGCGCACCATCGTCAAGGAA
- a CDS encoding acyl-CoA dehydrogenase family protein, whose translation MTDFNSLSDEAFRTLARDFLEQHYPEDKRHIIGRARWADIQGWYRTLSQAGWLAMAWPREHGGRGLAAGKQLIWIEEQERHGAARVPDHGINMIGPTLIRLGTDAQRAHYLPRILDGQHLWAQGYSEPEAGSDLASLRTEAVVDGDELVINGQKTWSTMAQESTHMYMLVRTDKTAPKRQGISFVLVDLSTPGIRVRPIQDIVGESNFCEVFFDGVRVPLANVVGGLHQGWSVAKTQLGFERLLHGSPRTPENLLMRVQALCERAGLLADAVIADRLARLDMDVADLAALYARFADVVRRGEALPASVSILKIWSSETYGRIAELAIDVLGSCGALAGTPEFEGERVELMVHYYRARPITVFAGSNEIQRNILAKDVLGLPAR comes from the coding sequence ATGACCGACTTCAACTCACTCAGCGACGAGGCCTTCCGCACGCTCGCGCGGGATTTCCTCGAACAGCACTACCCCGAAGACAAGCGCCACATCATCGGCCGCGCGCGCTGGGCCGACATCCAGGGCTGGTACCGCACGCTGTCGCAAGCCGGCTGGCTCGCCATGGCCTGGCCGCGCGAGCACGGCGGGCGCGGCCTGGCGGCGGGCAAACAACTGATCTGGATCGAGGAGCAGGAACGCCACGGCGCGGCGCGCGTGCCCGACCACGGCATCAACATGATCGGCCCGACGCTGATCCGCCTGGGCACCGACGCGCAGCGCGCGCACTACCTGCCGCGCATCCTGGACGGGCAGCACCTGTGGGCGCAGGGCTACTCGGAGCCCGAGGCCGGCTCCGACCTCGCGAGCCTGCGCACCGAAGCCGTGGTGGATGGCGACGAACTCGTGATCAACGGGCAGAAGACCTGGTCGACCATGGCGCAGGAGTCGACCCACATGTACATGCTGGTGCGCACCGACAAAACCGCGCCCAAGCGCCAGGGCATCAGCTTCGTGCTGGTGGACCTGTCCACGCCGGGCATCCGCGTGCGGCCGATCCAGGACATCGTGGGCGAGTCCAACTTCTGCGAGGTGTTCTTCGACGGCGTGCGCGTGCCGCTGGCCAACGTGGTCGGCGGCCTGCACCAGGGCTGGTCGGTCGCGAAGACGCAGCTCGGCTTCGAGCGCCTCTTGCACGGCAGCCCGCGCACACCGGAAAACCTGCTGATGCGCGTGCAAGCCTTGTGCGAACGCGCCGGCCTGCTGGCCGACGCCGTGATCGCCGACCGGCTGGCGCGGCTGGACATGGACGTGGCTGACCTCGCCGCGTTGTACGCGCGCTTTGCCGACGTGGTGCGGCGCGGCGAGGCGCTGCCGGCCTCGGTGTCGATCCTGAAGATCTGGTCCAGCGAAACCTATGGCCGCATTGCGGAGCTGGCGATCGACGTGCTGGGCTCGTGCGGCGCGCTGGCGGGCACGCCCGAGTTCGAGGGCGAGCGGGTGGAGCTCATGGTGCACTACTACCGCGCACGGCCGATCACGGTGTTCGCAGGCAGCAACGAGATCCAGCGCAACATCCTGGCGAAGGATGTGCTGGGGTTGCCGGCGCGTTGA
- a CDS encoding electron transfer flavoprotein subunit beta/FixA family protein, whose protein sequence is MKVLVPVKRVVDYNVKVRVKSDGSGVDIANVKMSMNPFDEIAVEEAVRLKEKGVVTEVIAVSCGVAQCQETLRTAMAIGADRAILVETTEELQPLAVAKLLKALVDKEQPQLIILGKQAIDDDCNQTGQMLAALAGLPQATFASKVEIADGKANVTREVDGGLETLAITLPAVVTTDLRLNEPRYVTLPNIMKAKKKPLDVVKPEDLGVDVKPRIKTLKVSEPPKRGAGIKVPDVATLVAKLKTEAKVI, encoded by the coding sequence ATGAAGGTATTGGTACCGGTGAAACGCGTGGTGGACTACAACGTCAAGGTGCGCGTGAAGAGCGACGGCAGCGGTGTGGACATCGCCAACGTCAAGATGAGCATGAACCCGTTCGACGAGATTGCGGTCGAAGAGGCGGTGCGTCTGAAGGAGAAGGGCGTGGTGACCGAGGTGATCGCCGTTTCCTGCGGCGTGGCGCAATGCCAGGAAACGCTGCGCACGGCGATGGCCATTGGTGCGGACCGCGCGATCCTGGTGGAGACCACCGAAGAACTGCAACCGCTGGCCGTGGCCAAGCTCTTGAAGGCCTTGGTGGACAAGGAACAACCGCAGCTGATCATCCTGGGCAAGCAGGCGATCGATGACGACTGCAACCAGACCGGGCAGATGCTGGCGGCCTTGGCGGGCTTGCCGCAAGCCACCTTCGCGTCCAAGGTCGAGATTGCCGACGGCAAGGCCAACGTGACGCGCGAAGTCGACGGCGGCCTGGAGACGCTGGCGATCACGCTGCCGGCTGTTGTCACCACCGACCTTCGTTTGAACGAGCCGCGTTACGTGACGCTGCCCAACATCATGAAGGCGAAGAAGAAGCCGCTGGACGTTGTGAAACCCGAAGACCTGGGCGTGGACGTGAAGCCGCGCATCAAGACCTTGAAGGTGAGCGAGCCGCCCAAGCGCGGTGCAGGCATCAAGGTGCCGGACGTCGCCACCCTCGTCGCCAAACTCAAAACCGAAGCCAAGGTGATCTGA
- a CDS encoding IclR family transcriptional regulator: MPQPPNVKSATRALQVLEHFEFIQRPASLVEIAASLEWPVSSTSLLLRTLCQMGYLNRDPNTQHFAPTMRLPLLGGWIRAGHADGHALATLVAQAHQKTGFSAVLSTRHDLDVQYIYVSRATAQGFDSRRPSAGTLRPVTLCAAGYMMLASETNERIALLARHAAAVSQRRIVLADLMAHVEAAREFGYAWQANTNTPGIGDVAVRLREDDPFGQALVLSVGAASAVVQERHAEIGRTLLDLVEGFSRSLAVR; the protein is encoded by the coding sequence ATGCCGCAACCCCCTAACGTCAAGTCCGCCACGCGAGCGCTGCAGGTGCTCGAACACTTCGAATTCATCCAGCGCCCGGCCTCGCTGGTGGAGATCGCCGCCAGTCTGGAGTGGCCCGTCTCCAGCACCTCGCTGCTGCTGCGCACGCTGTGCCAGATGGGTTATCTCAACCGCGACCCGAACACGCAGCACTTCGCGCCGACGATGCGCCTGCCCTTGCTGGGCGGCTGGATCCGCGCCGGCCACGCCGACGGCCATGCGCTGGCGACGCTGGTGGCGCAGGCACACCAGAAGACCGGTTTCTCGGCCGTGCTGAGCACGCGCCACGACCTGGACGTGCAGTACATCTACGTGAGCCGCGCCACGGCCCAGGGCTTCGACAGCCGGCGTCCTTCGGCGGGCACGCTCAGGCCGGTGACGCTGTGCGCGGCGGGTTACATGATGCTGGCGAGCGAGACCAACGAACGCATTGCGCTGCTGGCGCGGCATGCGGCGGCGGTGAGCCAGCGGCGCATCGTGCTCGCCGATCTGATGGCCCACGTGGAGGCCGCGCGCGAATTCGGCTACGCCTGGCAGGCCAACACCAACACGCCGGGCATTGGCGACGTGGCCGTGCGCCTGCGCGAAGACGACCCGTTCGGGCAGGCGCTGGTGTTGTCGGTGGGCGCGGCGTCGGCGGTGGTGCAGGAGCGGCACGCGGAGATCGGGCGGACGCTGCTGGATCTGGTGGAAGGGTTTTCCCGTTCGCTTGCTGTGCGCTGA
- a CDS encoding enoyl-CoA hydratase/isomerase family protein, translating into MQYQTIRFQVDGAVATLSLDRPEARNALSLQMRAELDDVLPRLKAEAGKGIKALILTGANGHFCAGGDVKAQAARAAGDKGTLMEGRARLREAHPRLIELANLDMPVIVAVDGAAAGAGFSLALTGDFVLASERAFFVQSFGKLGLVPDWNSLYLLPRLVGLQKAKELVFTARRLPAHEAMALGIVHSVHKPEDLMAVARRMARKLAQASPAAIALSKNILNQSLHLDNRAVLEMEAMAQTIARDTDFHREAVRRFAAREPALFDWDAPDPAEPPAQGEGMR; encoded by the coding sequence GTGCAATACCAGACCATCCGATTCCAAGTGGACGGCGCCGTCGCAACCCTGTCGCTCGACCGGCCCGAGGCGCGCAACGCGCTGTCGCTGCAGATGCGGGCCGAACTCGACGACGTGCTGCCCCGTCTGAAGGCCGAGGCGGGCAAAGGCATCAAGGCGCTGATCCTCACCGGCGCCAACGGCCATTTCTGCGCCGGTGGCGACGTCAAGGCGCAGGCCGCGCGCGCTGCGGGCGACAAGGGCACGCTCATGGAAGGGCGTGCGCGCCTGCGCGAAGCCCATCCGCGCCTGATCGAACTGGCGAACCTGGACATGCCGGTGATCGTCGCGGTCGATGGCGCGGCCGCCGGCGCTGGTTTCAGCCTCGCGCTCACCGGCGACTTCGTGCTGGCCAGCGAGCGCGCGTTCTTCGTGCAGTCTTTCGGCAAGCTGGGTCTCGTGCCCGACTGGAACTCGCTCTACCTGCTGCCGCGCCTGGTCGGCCTGCAAAAAGCCAAGGAGCTGGTGTTCACCGCCCGGCGCCTGCCCGCGCACGAGGCGATGGCGCTGGGCATCGTGCACTCGGTGCACAAACCCGAAGACCTGATGGCTGTGGCCCGGCGCATGGCGCGCAAGCTCGCGCAGGCCTCGCCCGCGGCCATCGCACTCTCCAAGAACATCCTCAACCAATCGCTCCACCTGGACAACCGGGCGGTGCTCGAAATGGAAGCCATGGCACAAACGATCGCCCGCGACACCGACTTTCACCGCGAGGCGGTGCGGCGCTTTGCCGCGCGCGAGCCCGCCTTGTTCGATTGGGACGCGCCCGATCCCGCCGAACCGCCCGCGCAAGGGGAGGGCATGCGATGA
- a CDS encoding acyl-CoA dehydrogenase family protein translates to MSATTLSTDELDMLRDAARSFAQRELRPGAQRQRRGQNPPFDPATWQAMAAMGWTGLLIDEAHGGAGAGLQAFCTVLSELGRALPAEPLVACGVLATVVVQGSDNAALRGPLLSGIAAGHELPSLAMEPTARGTGGVRAQRQAGGRWRLSGELRFARPGHGATGHLVLAETAQGSAVFWLRAGVAGLSTAHEMLTDGSDAARLTLSDVALGDTELLLPPGHASAVVQRAVDAALIATAAELLGLMRGVFEQALDYLRTRRQFGVAIGSFQALQHRAVDLHIQHELTSALVERASRLFDEGSAETSQVAAHAKARAADAAQQTVREAMQFHGAMGYTDECDIGLFLKRSLSLAAWLGNPSEQRRRYARLRFSPAASNTTAA, encoded by the coding sequence ATGAGCGCGACCACCCTGTCGACCGACGAACTCGACATGCTGCGCGATGCCGCGCGCAGTTTCGCGCAGCGCGAACTCCGGCCCGGCGCGCAACGCCAGCGGCGCGGCCAGAACCCGCCCTTCGATCCCGCCACCTGGCAGGCCATGGCCGCCATGGGCTGGACCGGCCTGTTGATCGACGAAGCACACGGCGGCGCGGGCGCGGGCCTGCAAGCCTTCTGCACGGTGTTGAGCGAACTCGGCCGCGCCTTGCCTGCCGAGCCGCTGGTGGCTTGCGGCGTGCTGGCCACCGTGGTGGTCCAGGGCAGCGACAACGCCGCCTTGCGCGGACCGCTGCTCAGCGGCATCGCGGCGGGCCACGAACTTCCCTCGCTGGCCATGGAGCCCACGGCGCGCGGCACCGGCGGGGTGCGTGCGCAGCGCCAGGCCGGTGGACGCTGGCGCTTGAGCGGCGAACTGCGCTTTGCACGGCCCGGCCACGGTGCCACCGGCCACCTGGTGCTGGCCGAGACCGCGCAAGGCAGCGCGGTGTTCTGGTTGCGCGCGGGCGTTGCCGGCCTGTCGACCGCACACGAAATGCTCACCGATGGCAGCGACGCGGCGCGCCTGACCCTGAGCGACGTGGCGCTGGGCGATACCGAACTGCTGCTGCCACCCGGCCACGCCAGCGCCGTGGTGCAACGCGCGGTGGACGCGGCCCTGATCGCCACCGCCGCCGAACTGCTCGGCCTCATGCGCGGTGTGTTCGAGCAAGCGCTGGACTACCTGCGCACGCGCCGCCAGTTCGGCGTGGCGATCGGCAGCTTCCAGGCGCTGCAGCACCGCGCGGTCGACCTGCACATCCAGCACGAGCTCACCTCGGCCCTGGTCGAACGTGCCAGCCGCTTGTTCGACGAGGGTTCGGCCGAAACGTCCCAAGTGGCCGCCCATGCCAAGGCGCGCGCGGCCGACGCGGCGCAGCAGACCGTGCGCGAGGCCATGCAGTTCCATGGCGCCATGGGCTACACCGACGAGTGCGACATCGGCCTATTCCTCAAACGCAGCCTGTCGCTCGCGGCCTGGCTGGGCAACCCCTCCGAACAACGCCGGCGTTACGCGCGCCTGCGTTTCTCCCCTGCCGCATCGAACACCACCGCCGCATGA